The Desulfobacterales bacterium genome has a segment encoding these proteins:
- a CDS encoding TrkA family potassium uptake protein, with amino-acid sequence MKKFTIIGLGNFGFYVAKTLFEEGHEVIAIDVDRARVQRIEPFCTEAIVMDATDKTRLKALGLDAMDSVVISTGISISISILICLHVQEVGVKNIMVKAVDEDHAKILKKVGASEVIQPEKDMAVRVARSLSTPNILDFIPLAEDYNLFQVDPPKAFIGKSLRNLDLRAKYNIHVIAIKEMVPENFVMVPPADFVIKDSDLLIMLGKSEDIKRIKSLK; translated from the coding sequence ATGAAAAAATTTACGATTATAGGCTTGGGTAATTTTGGATTTTATGTGGCTAAAACATTGTTTGAAGAGGGACATGAGGTCATTGCGATTGATGTTGACCGGGCCAGAGTCCAGAGAATCGAACCGTTCTGCACTGAGGCCATTGTCATGGATGCTACCGATAAAACACGGCTCAAAGCCCTTGGCCTTGATGCCATGGACAGTGTCGTGATCAGTACCGGAATCAGTATCAGCATCAGCATATTGATCTGCCTTCATGTGCAGGAAGTCGGTGTTAAAAATATCATGGTGAAGGCGGTGGATGAGGATCATGCCAAAATACTCAAAAAAGTCGGGGCATCGGAAGTCATTCAGCCGGAAAAAGATATGGCGGTCAGGGTTGCCAGGTCGCTGTCAACGCCTAACATACTTGATTTTATTCCCCTTGCCGAAGATTATAACCTGTTCCAAGTCGATCCGCCGAAGGCATTTATTGGGAAAAGTCTGAGGAATTTGGATCTTCGAGCAAAATATAATATCCATGTAATTGCAATTAAAGAGATGGTTCCGGAAAATTTTGTAATGGTGCCGCCGGCTGATTTTGTGATCAAAGACAGTGATCTTCTGATCATGCTGGGTAAATCAGAAGATATTAA